The DNA region GTACCCGACCTTGAAGGCCGGGTCGGCGGCCTGACCGTGCGCGCCGTTCCAACTGGAACTGCCCGCGCACGCGAGGGTGCCGGTCACGAGGAGGCGTAGCAGGGTGGACACGGAATGACGAACGCTCGACCTCACCCCCCCAGGCTACGTGACGGGCTCTTGCGGTGGTGTGACAGACGCGGCGGGCCTGCCGGGCAGCTCAGTTCACGTCCGCGACGTCTGCGAGCAGCTGCGCGAGCTGCTCCTTGGCGCGGAACACCCGGCTTTTCGCGGTGCCCACCGCCACGCCCTGGATCTGCGCGATCTCCTCGTACGGCAGGTCCTCCACGAAGCGCAGCACGACCGCCTCGCGGTACTCCTCGGGAAGTTTCAGCAGGGCGCGCTGCACACGGTCCTGAGCGTCGGCGCTCTCGGCGGCCTGCACCGGCGAGCGGGCCGCGCTGGTCACCTCGAAGCCCACGTCCTCGCGCGCCTCCTCCAGCGAGAAGCGCTGGAGCTGCTTGCGGCGGTGCGACTCGATCTGCGTGTTGCGGGCCACCTGATACAGCCACGGCAGCACGCGCTCGCCGGGCCGGAAGGTGCGGATGCTTCTCCACGCGCGGTAGAAGACCTCCTGGGTCAGGTCGAGCGCGTCCTCGCTGCTGCCCTCCAGGCGGTACAGGTAGCCGTACATGCGGCCCTCGTACTCCTGCACGAAGGCGTACCACGCGGCCTCGTCGCCCGCCACGAGCTGCGCGAGCCGCTCGGGCGGCAGCAGGTCGGCGGGGGCGTCAGGCAGCGTCTCCACAATGAGCGCAGGATAGCAGCGTGCCCAGCGCCACGCGCCGGGGAAGGCCGGCGTCACGCGCGGCGCGCTAGCATGCCCCCGCTCCGGCACCCCGATCCCCATGACGACGCTCCCGACCCCCACCCCCACGCCGACCGCCCCGGACGCGGCGCACAGCGTCAGCCTGCTCGACGCCCTGCGCCCCGCCCTGCCGGACCTGAGCGTGGGCGCGCTGCTGGGCTTCGCGACCGGCGTGGCGCTGCGGTACGTGGGCCGCGTGGTGCTGATCGTGGTCGGCGTGCTGTTCATCACGCTGCAACTCCTGGCGTACTTTGACCTGATCAGCATCAACTGGATCAAGCTCCAGACCCTGACCGAACCGTGGCTGCGACAGGGCGGCGAGCAGGGCGCGTCGTGGCTGCGCCGCGTGCTGACCGCGAACCTGCCGTTCGCCGGCGCCTTCTCGGCCGGGCTGCTGGTCGGCCTGCGCGCGCGCGTCTAGCGCCGGCAGG from Deinococcus metalli includes:
- a CDS encoding RNA polymerase sigma factor; amino-acid sequence: METLPDAPADLLPPERLAQLVAGDEAAWYAFVQEYEGRMYGYLYRLEGSSEDALDLTQEVFYRAWRSIRTFRPGERVLPWLYQVARNTQIESHRRKQLQRFSLEEAREDVGFEVTSAARSPVQAAESADAQDRVQRALLKLPEEYREAVVLRFVEDLPYEEIAQIQGVAVGTAKSRVFRAKEQLAQLLADVADVN
- a CDS encoding FUN14 domain-containing protein encodes the protein MTTLPTPTPTPTAPDAAHSVSLLDALRPALPDLSVGALLGFATGVALRYVGRVVLIVVGVLFITLQLLAYFDLISINWIKLQTLTEPWLRQGGEQGASWLRRVLTANLPFAGAFSAGLLVGLRARV